Proteins encoded in a region of the Streptomyces sp. NBC_00258 genome:
- a CDS encoding 6-phosphofructokinase yields the protein MRIGVLTSGGDCPGLNAVIRSVVHRAVVDHGDEVIGFRDGWKGLLECDYLKLDLDAVSGILARGGTMLGSSRVQPAHLRDGVERARGHVEELGLDAIIPIGGEGTLKAARLLSDGGLPIVGVPKTIDNDIAVTDVTFGFDTAVGVATEALDRLKTTAESHQRVLIVEVMGRHTGWIALHSGMAAGAHAIVVPERPFDIEELAQKVGERFSAGKRFAIVVAAEGAKPREGTMSYDEGRKDVYGHERFAGIARQLSIELEERLGKEARPVILGHVQRGGTPTAYDRVLATRFGWHAVEAVHRGEFGKMTALRGTDIVMVSLAEAVETLKTVPDERYAEAECVL from the coding sequence ATGCGCATTGGTGTCCTCACGTCCGGCGGCGACTGCCCCGGCCTGAACGCCGTCATCCGGTCCGTCGTACACCGTGCCGTCGTCGACCACGGCGACGAGGTCATCGGCTTCCGTGACGGCTGGAAAGGCCTCCTGGAGTGCGACTACCTCAAGCTCGACCTCGACGCGGTGAGCGGCATCCTGGCTCGCGGCGGCACCATGCTCGGTTCCTCCCGTGTCCAGCCGGCGCATCTGCGTGACGGTGTGGAGCGGGCCAGGGGGCATGTCGAGGAGCTCGGGCTCGACGCGATCATCCCGATCGGCGGCGAGGGCACGCTCAAGGCGGCCCGTCTCCTGTCGGACGGCGGCCTGCCGATCGTCGGCGTGCCGAAGACCATCGACAACGACATCGCGGTCACGGACGTCACCTTCGGCTTCGACACGGCCGTCGGTGTCGCGACCGAGGCGCTGGACCGGCTGAAGACCACCGCCGAGTCCCACCAGCGCGTCCTGATCGTCGAGGTCATGGGCCGCCACACCGGCTGGATCGCCCTGCACTCCGGCATGGCCGCGGGTGCCCACGCGATCGTCGTGCCGGAACGGCCCTTCGACATCGAGGAGTTGGCCCAGAAGGTCGGCGAGCGGTTCTCGGCCGGGAAGAGGTTCGCGATCGTCGTGGCCGCGGAGGGTGCGAAGCCTCGCGAGGGCACGATGAGTTACGACGAGGGCCGCAAGGACGTCTACGGCCACGAGCGCTTCGCGGGCATCGCCCGGCAGCTCTCCATCGAGCTGGAGGAGCGCCTCGGCAAGGAGGCCCGTCCGGTGATCCTCGGGCACGTTCAGCGCGGGGGTACGCCCACCGCGTACGACCGGGTGCTCGCGACCCGGTTCGGGTGGCATGCGGTGGAGGCCGTGCACCGGGGGGAGTTCGGGAAGATGACGGCTCTCCGGGGGACCGACATCGTGATGGTGTCGCTGGCGGAGGCCGTGGAGACGCTGAAGACCGTCCCGGACGAGCGGTACGCCGAGGCGGAGTGCGTTCTGTAG
- a CDS encoding type 1 glutamine amidotransferase, with translation MSDNSLRLVWIYPDLLSTYGDQGNALVVERRARQRGLDVARLDVRSDQAIPTSGDIYLIGGGEDRPQRLAAERLRRDGGLHRAVGNGAIVFSVCAGYQILGHEFINDLGQRESGLGLLDVVSTRGEGERCVGDVLGDIDARLGLPPLTGFENHQGITHLGPTARPFANVRLGKGNGTGDGTEGAYNDTVFGTYMHGPVLARNPLIADLLLKLALDVNALPPIDDRWYEALRSERIAAAQQPA, from the coding sequence GACAACAGCCTGCGGCTGGTGTGGATCTACCCGGACCTGCTGAGCACGTACGGCGACCAGGGCAACGCCCTCGTCGTCGAGCGCCGGGCCCGGCAGCGCGGTCTGGACGTGGCCCGTCTCGACGTACGCAGCGACCAGGCGATCCCCACCTCCGGTGACATCTACCTCATCGGCGGCGGCGAGGACCGGCCGCAGCGGCTCGCGGCCGAGCGGCTGCGCCGCGACGGCGGTCTGCACCGCGCGGTCGGCAACGGCGCGATCGTCTTCTCGGTCTGCGCCGGCTACCAGATCCTCGGCCACGAGTTCATCAACGACCTCGGTCAGCGCGAGTCGGGTCTCGGCCTGCTCGACGTGGTCTCCACGCGCGGCGAGGGCGAGCGGTGCGTCGGTGACGTGCTGGGCGACATCGACGCGCGTCTGGGTCTGCCTCCGCTCACCGGCTTCGAGAACCACCAGGGCATCACGCACCTCGGCCCCACGGCCCGCCCGTTCGCGAACGTGCGGCTCGGCAAGGGCAACGGCACGGGCGACGGCACGGAGGGCGCGTACAACGACACGGTCTTCGGCACGTACATGCACGGGCCCGTGCTCGCCCGCAACCCGCTGATCGCGGACCTGCTGCTGAAGCTGGCCCTCGACGTCAACGCGCTGCCGCCGATCGACGACCGCTGGTACGAGGCGCTGCGCTCGGAGCGCATCGCGGCTGCTCAGCAGCCCGCCTGA